From a region of the Corallococcus coralloides DSM 2259 genome:
- the mltG gene encoding endolytic transglycosylase MltG: MKKILVALVVLIVLAVAGAGGVFMHFQNATTAPHTAADPAPREFVVKKGASARSLGQQLQAQGFLDDPNVWRFHLWRRGSLNVKAGRFMLSPTASVAELATALEGQPLPEDVPFAMIEGWRLRDTDQVLAAQGLIKPGEYIAAASRTSNFAAPFPLPTRSLEGYLYPETYGIIADNFKVEAFIQRQIDTFRARFYDAHKDEIAKSGRSLHDIVVMASMLEREEPVPSQRALVAGILWKRVDKGFPLGVDATSRYELAEWNDRKAFLKRLRDNSDPWNSRTRAGLPPGPIGAPTVDSLLAALRPVKSDYWYYLHDAQKVLHPSRNAQEHEALRAKYNVY, from the coding sequence ATGAAGAAGATCCTGGTCGCGCTCGTCGTGCTCATCGTCCTGGCGGTCGCGGGTGCAGGCGGCGTGTTCATGCACTTCCAGAACGCCACCACCGCGCCGCACACGGCGGCGGATCCGGCTCCCAGGGAGTTCGTGGTGAAGAAGGGCGCGTCCGCGCGCTCGCTGGGCCAGCAGCTCCAGGCCCAGGGCTTCCTGGACGACCCCAACGTCTGGCGCTTCCACCTGTGGCGCAGGGGCAGCCTCAACGTGAAGGCGGGCCGCTTCATGCTCAGCCCCACCGCCTCCGTCGCGGAATTGGCCACCGCCCTGGAAGGCCAGCCGCTGCCGGAGGACGTGCCCTTCGCGATGATTGAAGGCTGGCGCCTGCGCGACACCGACCAGGTGCTCGCCGCCCAGGGCCTCATCAAGCCGGGCGAGTACATCGCCGCGGCCAGCCGCACGAGCAACTTCGCCGCGCCGTTCCCGCTGCCCACGCGCAGCCTGGAGGGCTACCTCTACCCGGAGACGTACGGGATCATCGCGGACAACTTCAAGGTGGAGGCGTTCATCCAGCGGCAGATCGACACCTTCCGCGCCCGCTTCTACGACGCGCACAAGGACGAGATCGCCAAGAGCGGCCGGTCGCTGCACGACATCGTCGTGATGGCCTCCATGCTGGAGCGCGAGGAGCCGGTGCCCTCCCAGCGCGCGCTCGTCGCGGGCATCCTCTGGAAGCGCGTGGACAAGGGCTTCCCGCTGGGCGTGGACGCCACCAGCCGCTACGAGCTGGCCGAGTGGAACGACCGCAAGGCGTTCCTCAAGCGGCTGCGGGACAACTCGGATCCGTGGAACTCGCGCACCCGCGCGGGCCTGCCGCCGGGCCCCATTGGCGCGCCCACGGTGGACTCGCTGCTCGCGGCGCTGCGGCCCGTGAAGAGTGACTACTGGTACTACCTGCACGACGCGCAGAAGGTCCTCCACCCGTCGCGCAACGCGCAGGAGCACGAAGCGCTTCGAGCCAAGTACAACGTGTACTGA
- a CDS encoding LysR family transcriptional regulator, whose translation MTALFVDPRRLETFRVVASTGQISAASRLLHLSQPAVTAQVRQLEADCGQPLLVRTARGVRLNAAGRVLFDYAQRIHGLLDEAALAIAAEETLTGELVLAASTTVANAIVPGLLASFLRTHRELQVRLEVGNTREVLTWLSEGRVPLGLVEGHARAPGIRLERYLDDELVPVVSSQGPAEWSRVRTMDALREVPLLWREQGSGTRAVLDRALRKAGVRKGPQRGDLQLGSTEAIKRAVSLGLGVALLSRWSIDGELSLGRFQVLPVPGLRIPRAFSWALPVAEPSGAAGRFLRHARATPPVLLP comes from the coding sequence ATGACGGCCTTGTTCGTCGACCCCCGCCGGCTCGAAACCTTCCGCGTCGTCGCATCGACCGGGCAGATCTCCGCCGCCTCCCGCCTGCTGCACCTGTCGCAGCCCGCCGTCACCGCGCAGGTCCGGCAACTGGAGGCGGACTGCGGCCAACCCCTGCTCGTGCGCACCGCACGCGGGGTGCGGCTGAACGCGGCGGGGCGAGTGCTCTTCGACTACGCCCAACGCATCCATGGCCTGCTGGACGAGGCGGCGCTCGCCATCGCGGCCGAGGAGACCCTCACCGGCGAGTTGGTGCTGGCGGCGAGCACCACCGTCGCCAATGCCATCGTGCCGGGCCTGCTGGCGTCCTTCCTGCGCACGCACCGCGAGCTCCAGGTCCGTCTGGAAGTGGGCAATACACGCGAGGTGCTGACGTGGTTGTCGGAGGGCCGGGTACCGCTGGGGCTGGTGGAGGGCCACGCGCGGGCGCCCGGCATCCGGCTGGAGCGCTACCTGGATGACGAGCTGGTGCCGGTGGTCTCGTCACAGGGACCGGCGGAGTGGTCGCGCGTCCGCACCATGGACGCGCTGCGGGAGGTGCCACTGCTGTGGCGCGAGCAGGGCTCCGGCACGCGCGCCGTGCTGGACCGGGCGCTGCGCAAGGCGGGCGTGCGCAAGGGCCCCCAACGCGGAGACCTCCAGCTGGGCAGCACCGAGGCCATCAAACGGGCCGTGTCCCTGGGCCTGGGCGTGGCGCTGTTGTCCCGCTGGAGCATCGACGGCGAGCTGTCCCTCGGCCGGTTCCAGGTGCTGCCCGTGCCGGGGCTGCGCATCCCGCGAGCGTTCTCCTGGGCCCTGCCCGTGGCCGAGCCATCCGGAGCCGCGGGCCGCTTCCTGCGCCATGCCCGCGCCACGCCCCCGGTGCTGCTGCCCTGA
- a CDS encoding YeiH family protein, which translates to MPLGAALCLLPFVSTGVALLAGLCVALTAGNPFAGTTRALTPRLLSLAVVGLGAGMDLRTVLAAGREGLGYTVVGIALCLTLGVGLARLLGVPRVTGLLISVGTAICGGSAIAAVVPVLRPQAHETSVALGTVFLLNAVALFVFPVVGHAVGLTPHQFGLWCAMAIHDTSSVVGAALRYGPEALAVATPVKLARALWILPLTVGLAAWRRSEGHAVTGRVRRPWFIAGFLGAAAVVTLFPVLAPVGQGVAAVARQLLVVTLFLLGAGLTRETLRAVGLRPLAQAVALWLLMAGLCLGALRLGWAA; encoded by the coding sequence ATGCCGCTTGGCGCGGCGCTCTGTCTGCTTCCTTTCGTCTCCACCGGCGTGGCCCTGCTCGCGGGGCTGTGCGTGGCCCTGACCGCGGGCAATCCCTTCGCCGGGACGACGCGGGCGCTGACGCCCCGGCTGTTGTCCCTGGCGGTGGTGGGGCTGGGCGCGGGCATGGACCTGCGCACGGTGCTCGCGGCAGGACGTGAGGGGCTGGGCTACACGGTGGTGGGCATCGCGCTGTGCCTGACGCTGGGCGTGGGGCTCGCCCGGCTGCTGGGCGTGCCCCGCGTGACGGGCCTGCTCATCAGCGTGGGCACGGCCATCTGCGGCGGGAGCGCCATCGCGGCGGTGGTGCCGGTGCTGCGGCCCCAGGCGCATGAGACGTCCGTGGCCCTGGGCACGGTGTTCCTGCTCAACGCGGTGGCGCTGTTCGTCTTCCCTGTCGTGGGCCACGCGGTGGGGCTGACGCCGCACCAGTTCGGCCTGTGGTGCGCGATGGCCATCCACGACACCAGCTCCGTGGTGGGCGCGGCGCTGCGCTACGGCCCCGAGGCCCTGGCGGTGGCCACGCCCGTGAAGCTGGCGCGTGCCCTGTGGATCCTCCCTCTGACGGTGGGCCTGGCCGCGTGGCGGCGGAGCGAGGGCCACGCGGTGACGGGGCGGGTGCGCCGGCCGTGGTTCATCGCCGGGTTCCTCGGCGCGGCGGCGGTCGTGACGCTGTTCCCCGTGCTCGCGCCAGTGGGACAGGGCGTGGCGGCCGTCGCCCGGCAGTTGCTCGTGGTGACGCTGTTCCTGCTGGGGGCGGGGCTGACGCGCGAAACGCTGCGGGCCGTGGGCCTTCGTCCGCTCGCGCAGGCGGTGGCGCTGTGGCTGCTCATGGCGGGCCTGTGCCTGGGTGCGCTGCGGCTGGGGTGGGCTGCGTGA
- the map gene encoding type I methionyl aminopeptidase, giving the protein MGIPLFKGSEVERLRLAGRAAAGTLAHVATRLQPGVTTADIDAWVREDTARRGGTPSQLGYKGFPATVCTSRNHVVCHGIPRTDEVLNPGDIVNVDVTTHLDGFHGDTSATFMIGEVSADAKHVVDVARRCRDVGVSVVRHGARLGDIGAAVMALAKAEGCSVVEEFGGHGIGRQMHGEPHVPHVARAGTGITLKSGMVITIEPMINLGRPDIRMMPDGWTVVTADGSLSAQFEHTVLVTRDGCEVLTPNELSLHILTSHPES; this is encoded by the coding sequence ATGGGCATTCCTCTCTTCAAGGGCAGTGAAGTGGAGCGGCTGCGGCTGGCGGGCCGCGCGGCGGCGGGCACGCTGGCGCATGTGGCTACCCGGCTCCAGCCGGGCGTGACGACGGCGGACATTGACGCGTGGGTTCGCGAGGACACGGCGCGGCGGGGTGGGACGCCCAGTCAGCTGGGCTACAAGGGCTTCCCGGCCACGGTGTGCACCAGCCGCAACCACGTGGTGTGCCATGGCATCCCGCGCACGGATGAAGTGCTGAACCCCGGCGACATCGTCAACGTGGACGTGACGACGCACCTGGACGGCTTCCACGGCGACACGTCCGCCACGTTCATGATTGGCGAGGTCTCCGCGGACGCGAAGCACGTGGTGGACGTGGCGCGGCGCTGCCGGGACGTGGGGGTGTCCGTGGTGCGGCACGGCGCGCGGCTGGGGGACATTGGCGCGGCGGTGATGGCGCTGGCGAAGGCGGAGGGGTGCAGCGTGGTGGAGGAGTTCGGCGGCCACGGCATCGGCAGGCAGATGCACGGGGAGCCGCACGTGCCGCACGTGGCCAGGGCGGGCACGGGCATCACGCTGAAATCCGGGATGGTCATCACCATCGAGCCCATGATCAACCTGGGGCGCCCGGACATCCGGATGATGCCGGATGGGTGGACCGTCGTGACCGCGGACGGCAGCCTGTCCGCCCAGTTCGAACACACCGTGCTCGTCACCCGCGACGGCTGTGAAGTCCTCACCCCCAACGAGCTGTCCCTGCACATCCTCACGAGCCATCCAGAAAGCTGA
- a CDS encoding LysR family transcriptional regulator: MSITHLQSFVAVAEEGHVGRAALRLHITQPPLSRHILALEDELGTPLFERVPKGMRLLPTGEALLHHARRILAEVEVATLTVREAAGASKPPST; the protein is encoded by the coding sequence GTGAGCATCACGCACCTCCAGTCCTTCGTCGCGGTGGCGGAAGAGGGCCATGTGGGCCGGGCCGCGCTCCGGCTGCACATCACCCAGCCGCCGCTCAGCCGTCACATCCTCGCCCTGGAGGATGAGCTGGGCACGCCCCTCTTCGAGCGCGTCCCCAAGGGCATGCGTCTGCTGCCCACCGGTGAGGCCCTGCTCCACCACGCGCGCCGCATCCTCGCGGAGGTGGAGGTCGCCACCCTCACCGTGCGCGAGGCGGCAGGAGCCTCCAAGCCGCCCTCCACCTGA
- a CDS encoding DEAD/DEAH box helicase → MSASADTRAPLAALLPKPGEPPLDADEILNRFVSYVATNGLSLYSAQEEAILELLSDKHLFLKTPTGSGKSLVAMALHFKAMAEGKVSFYTCPIKALVNEKFFALSKAFGPENVGMLTGDASINREAPILCCTAEILSNLALRDASARVDAVVMDEFHYYSDKERGVAWQIPLLALPKTQFLLMSATLGDTHVIEQSLEKLTGREVATVRSSERPVPLDFDYREVPLHETIQDLIARGKYPVYLVNFTQRAAAEQAQNLMSVDFNTKEEKEEIRQALLDAPFDTPYGKDFQRFLRHGIGMHHAGLLPKYRLLVEKLAQQGLLKVISGTDTLGVGVNIPIRTVLFTQLFKFNGEKLATLSVRDFKQIAGRAGRKGFDTEGSVVAQAPEYMIENIRQAAKEAAGKKKSPKAKPPQKGFVQYDKSTFERLQNGLPEPLESRFDVSHGLLLNLLQSDKTEGSGGYRRLVQLVMRSHSSDYTKKKLLKDAAMYFRTLRDAGIVKVVQWEKHSATVEVSEDLQRDFSLNHTLSLYLHETLELLDPTLDTYALDVVTLVESILENPDVVLYAQLHQLKGEKIQEMKARGVEYDDRMEELEKLEWPKPNREFVYGTFNAFAKKHPWVGEENIRPKSIVRDMFERFMSFHDYVREYGLQRSEGVLLRYVGDVYKSLVQTVPEKFRNEDLDDIIDHLRATLRQVDSSLLDEWERMRNPEAPVEVKPVVDLKPKELTEDPKAFAARVREELHRLLRALGQRRYLDALGMLDNALGEWTAPKLEQAMAPYFEEHKLVVLTPQARKPANTQLKEAGTRQWEAQQRIMDPEGHGDWVIDCEIDLRGRRMDDGPILMLRRIGGMAAWS, encoded by the coding sequence ATGAGTGCCTCCGCCGACACCCGCGCCCCGCTCGCCGCCCTGCTGCCGAAGCCCGGCGAGCCCCCTCTCGATGCCGACGAGATCCTCAACCGCTTCGTGAGCTACGTCGCCACGAACGGCTTGAGTCTGTACTCCGCCCAGGAGGAGGCCATCCTGGAGCTCTTGAGCGACAAGCACCTGTTCCTCAAGACGCCCACGGGCTCCGGCAAGTCGCTGGTGGCCATGGCGCTCCACTTCAAGGCCATGGCCGAGGGCAAGGTGTCGTTCTACACGTGCCCCATCAAGGCGCTGGTGAACGAGAAGTTCTTCGCGCTCTCCAAGGCCTTCGGCCCGGAGAACGTGGGCATGCTGACGGGCGACGCGTCCATCAACCGCGAGGCGCCCATCCTCTGCTGCACGGCGGAGATTCTTTCGAACCTCGCGCTGCGTGACGCGTCCGCGCGCGTGGACGCGGTGGTGATGGACGAGTTCCACTACTACTCCGACAAGGAGCGCGGGGTGGCCTGGCAGATTCCGCTGCTGGCGCTGCCCAAGACGCAGTTCCTGTTGATGTCCGCCACGCTGGGCGACACGCACGTCATCGAGCAGAGCCTGGAGAAGCTCACCGGCCGCGAGGTGGCCACGGTGCGCAGCTCCGAGCGCCCCGTGCCGCTGGACTTCGACTACCGCGAGGTGCCGCTGCACGAGACCATCCAGGACCTCATCGCGCGCGGGAAGTACCCCGTGTACCTGGTGAACTTCACGCAGCGGGCCGCGGCCGAGCAGGCGCAAAATCTGATGTCCGTGGACTTCAACACCAAGGAGGAGAAGGAGGAGATCCGCCAGGCGCTGCTGGACGCCCCCTTCGACACGCCCTACGGCAAGGACTTCCAGCGCTTCCTGCGCCACGGCATCGGCATGCACCACGCGGGCCTCTTGCCCAAGTACCGCCTGCTCGTGGAGAAGCTGGCGCAGCAGGGCCTGCTCAAGGTCATCAGCGGCACGGACACGCTGGGCGTGGGCGTGAACATCCCCATCCGCACGGTGCTCTTCACGCAGCTGTTCAAGTTCAACGGCGAGAAGCTGGCGACCTTGAGCGTGCGCGACTTCAAGCAGATCGCCGGCCGCGCGGGCCGCAAGGGCTTCGACACCGAGGGCAGCGTGGTGGCGCAGGCCCCGGAGTACATGATCGAAAACATCCGCCAGGCCGCGAAGGAGGCCGCGGGCAAGAAGAAGTCGCCCAAGGCGAAGCCGCCGCAGAAGGGGTTCGTGCAGTACGACAAGAGCACCTTCGAGCGGCTCCAGAACGGACTGCCGGAGCCGCTGGAGTCGCGCTTCGACGTGAGCCACGGCCTCTTGCTCAACCTGCTCCAGAGCGACAAGACGGAGGGCAGCGGCGGCTACCGGCGGCTGGTGCAGCTGGTGATGCGCTCGCACAGCTCCGACTACACGAAGAAGAAGCTCCTGAAGGACGCGGCGATGTACTTCCGCACGCTGCGCGACGCGGGCATCGTGAAGGTGGTGCAGTGGGAGAAGCACTCGGCGACGGTGGAGGTGTCGGAGGACCTGCAGCGCGACTTCAGCCTCAACCACACGCTGTCCCTGTACCTGCATGAGACGCTGGAGCTGTTGGACCCCACGCTGGACACGTACGCGCTGGACGTCGTCACGCTGGTGGAGTCCATCCTGGAGAACCCGGACGTGGTGCTGTACGCGCAGCTGCACCAGCTGAAGGGGGAGAAGATCCAGGAGATGAAGGCGCGGGGCGTGGAGTACGACGACCGCATGGAGGAGCTGGAGAAGCTGGAGTGGCCCAAGCCGAACCGCGAGTTCGTCTACGGCACCTTCAACGCCTTCGCGAAGAAGCACCCGTGGGTGGGCGAGGAGAACATCCGGCCCAAGTCCATTGTCCGGGACATGTTCGAGCGCTTCATGTCCTTCCACGACTACGTGCGCGAGTACGGCCTGCAGCGCAGCGAGGGCGTGCTCCTGCGCTACGTGGGTGACGTCTACAAGTCGCTGGTGCAGACGGTGCCGGAGAAGTTCCGCAACGAGGACCTGGACGACATCATCGACCACCTGCGCGCGACGCTGCGTCAGGTGGACTCCAGCCTCCTGGACGAGTGGGAGCGGATGCGCAACCCGGAGGCCCCCGTCGAAGTGAAGCCGGTGGTGGACCTCAAGCCCAAGGAGCTCACAGAGGACCCCAAGGCCTTCGCCGCGCGCGTGCGCGAGGAACTGCACCGGCTGTTGCGCGCGCTGGGCCAGCGCCGCTACCTGGACGCGCTGGGCATGTTGGACAACGCGCTGGGCGAGTGGACCGCGCCGAAGCTGGAGCAGGCCATGGCGCCGTACTTCGAGGAGCACAAGCTGGTGGTGCTCACGCCCCAGGCTCGCAAGCCGGCGAACACGCAGCTCAAGGAAGCGGGCACGCGCCAGTGGGAGGCCCAGCAGCGCATCATGGACCCGGAGGGCCATGGGGACTGGGTCATCGACTGTGAGATTGACCTGCGCGGCCGGCGCATGGACGACGGCCCCATCCTGATGCTGCGCCGCATTGGCGGCATGGCCGCCTGGTCGTAG